Proteins from a single region of Bremerella sp. JC817:
- a CDS encoding ABC transporter permease subunit, translating into MTSESFASRSPGITIGSLGLLTLAVASAMMLWGDPLSTSLAGATLLYAAVVTVVTLPPAIVTALLVFRTNLLGRTALQVMLIVWLFLPVYVHIAGWRDLFGPQGWLEVPNPFQPSTNLIDGVTGVIWLHALAAFPWVVFLTGVAFARGPASLEDDARLEASPWSVLGNVTLRRSWDAVLVAVVWIVITMFGEMSIASVCNVRTYSEVVFTGIPLGLTTTESGLTLGPGAILMIGLVVLAAWLAETVRPRGQEVETNRPAPLPLQRGRTAWSLLIWGIFLFALAPPLVGLIYKVGITINQVDGQFVRGWSPWKAIQLTLSSVTVYRRELIWSLLLAGTVSLVTTLFALLLADIASRGKWLARGVALLCGVLFALPGPIVGLAIAWGTNRPWLAWMAPLVDRTIFAPSLAIVTITLPLVTFFYWHAMPSQRQLRELASLDGSSWLRTWWKVILPASWPMIVAGLLIGFVLAANDVAASVLVLPAGIDTISRRIFGLLHFGGEDNVAGILLLNLGVVAVLAIAIRLLATWRSRSDFRDSLP; encoded by the coding sequence GTGACATCTGAATCCTTCGCATCTCGTTCGCCTGGCATCACCATCGGGTCGTTAGGTCTGCTGACCCTGGCGGTTGCCTCTGCCATGATGCTGTGGGGCGATCCGCTTTCCACATCACTTGCCGGCGCCACGCTGCTGTACGCGGCCGTCGTGACCGTGGTAACGCTCCCACCAGCGATTGTCACGGCGCTGCTCGTCTTTCGGACGAACCTGCTGGGACGGACCGCGCTTCAGGTAATGTTGATCGTATGGCTGTTTCTGCCAGTCTACGTCCACATTGCTGGCTGGCGTGATCTGTTCGGGCCCCAAGGCTGGTTGGAAGTTCCCAATCCGTTCCAACCTTCGACGAATCTAATCGACGGCGTAACCGGTGTGATCTGGCTGCATGCGCTGGCCGCGTTTCCATGGGTCGTCTTTCTGACCGGGGTCGCTTTTGCTCGCGGACCAGCGAGCCTGGAAGACGACGCCCGACTCGAAGCTTCTCCCTGGTCGGTCCTGGGTAATGTGACGCTGCGTCGCAGTTGGGACGCCGTTCTGGTAGCAGTGGTATGGATCGTCATCACGATGTTCGGCGAGATGAGCATCGCCAGCGTTTGCAACGTGCGAACCTACAGCGAAGTCGTTTTCACCGGCATCCCGCTCGGGCTGACGACAACCGAATCAGGACTAACGCTCGGACCGGGAGCAATCTTGATGATCGGCCTGGTCGTCCTTGCCGCCTGGCTGGCCGAGACCGTGCGACCTCGCGGGCAAGAAGTCGAAACCAATCGCCCAGCACCGCTGCCATTGCAACGCGGCAGGACGGCGTGGTCGCTTTTGATTTGGGGAATATTTCTGTTCGCGCTGGCACCACCGCTGGTTGGTTTGATTTACAAAGTCGGCATCACGATCAATCAAGTCGACGGGCAGTTCGTACGCGGCTGGTCGCCGTGGAAGGCGATTCAGTTGACACTCAGCAGCGTGACTGTCTATCGCCGCGAGCTCATCTGGTCGTTACTCTTGGCGGGCACCGTTTCGCTGGTAACCACACTGTTCGCCTTACTGCTGGCCGACATTGCCAGTCGCGGCAAATGGTTGGCACGCGGTGTCGCACTACTCTGCGGGGTCCTTTTCGCCTTGCCAGGACCGATCGTTGGTCTGGCGATCGCGTGGGGTACCAATCGACCTTGGTTGGCGTGGATGGCGCCGCTTGTCGACCGGACGATCTTTGCACCTTCGCTGGCGATCGTGACGATCACCTTGCCGCTGGTGACGTTCTTTTATTGGCATGCAATGCCTTCGCAGCGGCAATTGCGCGAGCTGGCCAGTCTGGATGGAAGTAGCTGGCTACGAACCTGGTGGAAGGTCATTCTGCCGGCAAGTTGGCCGATGATTGTGGCTGGTCTGCTGATTGGTTTCGTGCTGGCAGCCAACGATGTGGCGGCATCGGTCTTGGTCCTTCCGGCGGGGATCGATACGATCTCGCGACGGATCTTTGGCCTGCTCCATTTCGGGGGCGAAGACAACGTGGCAGGCATTTTGCTGCTGAATCTGGGTGTGGTGGCGGTGCTGGCGATCGCAATCCGCCTGCTGGCCACATGGCGCAGTCGTAGCGATTTTCGCGATTCGCTGCCTTGA
- a CDS encoding Gfo/Idh/MocA family oxidoreductase: MTDQSAKPASPNQVERRTFLKGTAALGTAAAVGSLTMARSAHAAGNDELKVALIGCGGRGNGAAVNATKGDENLKITVLADIFPDKVEASKRILGRQLGDRFAVSDENCFSGFDAYKEVMATDVDVVLLCTTPHFRPAHLEAAIAAGKHVFCEKPVAIDAPGCRKVMETVEKAKQKNLSIVSGLCWRYHPAVIATVQKIKEGAIGDVISMQENYLAGTLWHRGNKEEWSEMEYQIRNWLYFTWLSGDHIAEQAIHSIDKAQWIMDDVPPVSCYGLGGREVRTGEEYGNIFDHHAVMYEYAGGQKMFHYTRQMAGCFNETEDFIMGTKGNAKILANVVEGQTTWKYDGPGGNMYDLEHKALYEGMRSGNIINNGDYMTKSTMCAIMGRMATYTGKKVTWEEAWNSQEDLTPKSYEWGAVTIPTPIAVPGQTKLV, encoded by the coding sequence ATGACTGACCAGTCCGCTAAGCCGGCTTCGCCTAACCAAGTCGAACGCCGCACCTTTCTGAAAGGGACCGCCGCCCTGGGTACCGCTGCTGCGGTCGGCAGCCTGACCATGGCTCGCTCGGCGCACGCTGCCGGTAACGACGAACTGAAGGTGGCCCTGATCGGGTGTGGTGGCCGTGGCAATGGTGCCGCCGTCAACGCGACCAAAGGGGACGAGAACCTGAAGATCACCGTTCTGGCTGATATTTTCCCAGACAAGGTGGAAGCTTCGAAGCGAATTCTCGGCCGCCAGCTGGGCGATCGGTTCGCTGTGAGTGACGAAAACTGCTTCAGCGGTTTCGACGCTTACAAAGAAGTGATGGCAACCGACGTCGACGTCGTGCTCCTGTGCACCACCCCTCACTTCCGTCCTGCTCACTTGGAAGCCGCCATTGCCGCTGGCAAGCACGTCTTCTGCGAAAAGCCTGTTGCGATCGACGCTCCTGGCTGCCGTAAGGTGATGGAAACGGTCGAAAAGGCCAAGCAGAAGAACTTGAGCATCGTGAGCGGTCTGTGCTGGCGATACCATCCTGCCGTCATCGCCACGGTGCAAAAGATCAAAGAAGGTGCCATCGGCGACGTTATCTCGATGCAGGAAAACTACCTGGCCGGTACCCTCTGGCATCGTGGTAACAAAGAAGAGTGGTCGGAAATGGAATACCAGATCCGCAACTGGCTCTACTTCACCTGGCTGTCGGGTGATCACATCGCTGAACAGGCGATTCACAGCATCGACAAGGCGCAGTGGATCATGGACGACGTCCCACCAGTGAGCTGTTATGGCCTGGGTGGTCGCGAAGTTCGTACCGGGGAAGAATACGGTAACATCTTCGATCATCACGCCGTCATGTACGAATACGCTGGCGGTCAGAAGATGTTCCACTACACCCGTCAGATGGCTGGCTGTTTCAACGAAACCGAAGACTTCATCATGGGCACGAAGGGGAACGCCAAGATCCTCGCCAATGTGGTCGAAGGCCAGACCACCTGGAAGTACGACGGTCCTGGCGGCAACATGTACGACCTGGAACACAAGGCTCTCTACGAAGGCATGCGTTCGGGCAACATCATCAACAATGGTGATTACATGACCAAGAGCACCATGTGTGCGATCATGGGCCGCATGGCGACCTACACCGGTAAGAAGGTGACTTGGGAAGAAGCCTGGAACAGCCAGGAAGACCTGACTCCGAAGAGCTACGAATGGGGCGCGGTCACCATCCCGACTCCAATCGCCGTTCCAGGTCAAACGAAGCTGGTCTAA
- a CDS encoding sugar phosphate isomerase/epimerase family protein, whose amino-acid sequence MAKFSMNQMTTLRWSFEQDCFRYREAGLSAIHVWRDKIHDYGEAKGAILLEELGLEVSALSWAGGFTGSDGRNFKDALEDAKHAVDLAQELNAGCLIVYSGARGGHISKHAQRLFSGALADLIPYAEAHHVKLAIKPIRHKYGSDWTLIRRMTDALQLIDLVDSPCFKLVLDLYEFGDQPEVLDNLHLLVPYLALVQVGDRSCDPLEEPNRCLLGSGQLSLDSTITRLLQLGYDGPIDVELMGRDVQQLNYEEMLAHSVGYLQSMNSTT is encoded by the coding sequence ATGGCAAAGTTCTCGATGAATCAGATGACCACCCTTCGCTGGTCGTTTGAACAAGATTGCTTCCGATACCGCGAGGCAGGCCTCTCGGCGATTCACGTCTGGCGTGACAAGATTCACGACTACGGCGAAGCCAAGGGTGCGATCCTGCTGGAAGAGCTTGGCCTGGAAGTTTCCGCACTCAGCTGGGCCGGGGGATTCACCGGTAGTGATGGCCGCAACTTCAAAGACGCCTTGGAAGATGCCAAGCACGCGGTTGATCTCGCCCAGGAACTCAACGCCGGCTGCTTGATCGTTTACAGCGGTGCCCGCGGAGGTCACATCAGCAAGCACGCCCAGCGATTGTTCTCGGGCGCGCTCGCCGACCTGATTCCGTATGCCGAAGCCCATCATGTGAAGCTGGCCATCAAACCGATCCGGCACAAATACGGCAGCGACTGGACCTTGATCCGTCGGATGACCGATGCCTTGCAATTGATCGACCTGGTCGACTCGCCTTGCTTCAAACTGGTGCTCGACTTGTATGAGTTCGGCGACCAGCCCGAAGTACTCGACAACTTGCACCTCTTGGTCCCTTACCTGGCATTGGTCCAAGTGGGCGATCGTAGCTGCGATCCGCTCGAGGAACCAAACCGCTGCCTGCTGGGTAGCGGACAGCTTTCGCTCGATTCGACGATCACTCGCCTGCTGCAACTTGGCTACGATGGCCCCATCGATGTCGAACTGATGGGACGCGACGTGCAGCAGTTGAACTATGAAGAGATGCTCGCTCACAGCGTCGGCTATCTGCAGTCGATGAACTCGACTACTTAG
- a CDS encoding DUF1570 domain-containing protein, protein MLRSISLLVLLLAAACPLRADDVSFERDGQRIDLKGEVIATHEAGIVLQTPDNKLWPIQQEEIVHRQKSTGEFQLQTKEQLIETVLSEMPQGSQVIETTHYIVAYNTSRAYAQWVAGMLERLHRGFTSYWSQRGIDLKKPEQPMVALVFDDRTSFANYGKAELGEAANSVIGFYSMHTNYVVMFDLTGGAGDSSRRTLGTRDIQRLMSRPDFQWSLATIVHEATHQLAFNAGLQQRFADVPLWFSEGLAIYFETPDVSSSRGWRGIGQISAPRLQQFQKAAGQSGQAFLPDLLTNDDSLRKAATAMDRYAQAWAVTYYLQKRMPEKYDAYLRELSQIEALNDPPQAERVRMFQRHFGADLTQLENEIRQMMQGLRP, encoded by the coding sequence ATGCTTCGATCGATTTCCTTGCTTGTCTTGCTTCTGGCAGCTGCGTGCCCGCTGCGTGCCGACGACGTCTCGTTTGAACGGGACGGCCAGCGAATCGACCTCAAGGGAGAAGTGATCGCTACGCATGAAGCAGGCATCGTGCTGCAAACGCCAGATAACAAGCTGTGGCCGATCCAGCAGGAAGAAATCGTCCATCGCCAGAAATCGACCGGCGAGTTCCAACTGCAGACCAAAGAGCAGCTGATCGAGACCGTGCTTTCCGAGATGCCGCAAGGATCGCAGGTCATCGAGACGACGCACTACATCGTCGCTTACAACACCTCGCGCGCGTATGCCCAGTGGGTCGCTGGAATGCTTGAACGACTGCATCGTGGCTTCACCAGTTACTGGTCGCAGCGCGGCATCGATTTGAAGAAACCAGAACAGCCTATGGTCGCTTTGGTTTTCGACGATCGAACCAGCTTCGCGAACTATGGCAAAGCAGAATTGGGTGAAGCCGCCAACAGCGTGATTGGCTTCTACAGCATGCACACGAATTATGTGGTGATGTTCGACCTGACCGGCGGAGCAGGGGACTCGTCGCGACGCACGCTCGGAACGCGCGACATTCAGCGATTAATGTCGCGCCCTGACTTTCAATGGAGCCTGGCAACGATCGTGCACGAAGCGACGCACCAACTGGCATTCAATGCTGGTCTGCAACAACGCTTTGCCGACGTACCGCTTTGGTTTTCGGAAGGCCTGGCGATCTACTTCGAGACGCCAGACGTCTCCAGTAGTCGCGGTTGGAGAGGCATTGGTCAGATCAGCGCTCCGCGACTACAGCAATTCCAGAAAGCAGCCGGCCAGAGCGGGCAAGCGTTCCTGCCAGATCTGTTGACCAACGACGATTCGCTGCGGAAGGCGGCGACGGCGATGGATCGTTACGCCCAGGCCTGGGCCGTGACATATTACCTGCAGAAACGGATGCCGGAGAAGTACGACGCGTACCTGCGCGAACTTTCGCAGATCGAGGCCCTGAACGACCCGCCCCAAGCCGAGCGGGTTCGTATGTTTCAGCGGCACTTCGGAGCGGATCTCACGCAACTAGAAAATGAGATCCGCCAGATGATGCAAGGCCTGCGGCCTTAG
- a CDS encoding UvrB/UvrC motif-containing protein: MDSFEHSENIDHIVNSWSFEPGKLTARIATGSDGRDVLQMRIEMGLLQMEIAGRPDGEKPFNFDSYLEYLQAQFLTDLDAMLSDDDCVEIDREFVQLYHRRICWLALREYEKAVRDADHTLALMDLCQAHSTDEEWIDSHEHFRPFVMFHRIQAKALIELEKHTPEHAIEELTSGVEELRELYASNESEEDFENDELHVRLVELRETLREQFEVGQTLNEQLADAVANERYEQAAKLRDRIHKREDLR; this comes from the coding sequence ATGGACTCCTTCGAACATTCTGAAAATATCGATCACATCGTTAACTCGTGGTCTTTCGAGCCTGGCAAACTAACGGCCCGGATCGCCACCGGATCGGACGGACGTGATGTGCTGCAGATGCGGATCGAAATGGGATTGTTGCAAATGGAGATCGCCGGCCGGCCAGACGGCGAAAAGCCTTTCAATTTCGACTCTTACCTCGAATACCTCCAGGCTCAGTTCCTGACCGATCTGGATGCCATGTTGTCGGACGACGACTGTGTAGAGATCGATCGAGAGTTCGTCCAGCTTTATCATCGCCGAATCTGCTGGCTGGCTCTTCGTGAATACGAGAAAGCCGTTCGCGATGCCGATCACACGCTGGCGTTAATGGACCTGTGCCAGGCGCATTCCACCGATGAAGAGTGGATCGACAGCCACGAGCACTTCCGCCCGTTTGTGATGTTCCACCGGATTCAGGCCAAAGCCTTGATCGAGCTGGAAAAGCACACCCCAGAGCACGCGATCGAAGAGCTCACCTCAGGGGTCGAGGAGCTTCGAGAGCTTTACGCCTCCAACGAGTCCGAAGAAGACTTCGAAAACGACGAACTTCACGTGCGACTCGTCGAACTTCGCGAAACGCTTCGCGAGCAGTTTGAAGTCGGGCAGACGCTCAACGAGCAACTGGCCGATGCCGTTGCCAACGAACGGTACGAACAAGCAGCCAAGCTGCGAGATCGTATCCACAAGCGGGAAGATCTCCGCTAG
- a CDS encoding PQQ-binding-like beta-propeller repeat protein has translation MFLGPRHNSTSLEKGLLTPWPESGPKVLWEREIGTGYGIGSISQGKFFQFDRYGNENRLDVLDVKTGEKLWDYQYPTQYEDALGYNNGPRCSPVIDGDRVYIYGAEGELHCLSIAEKKLLWKRNLSEEFMVVPNFFGVGSTPVVYEDKLLVMVGGSPEQFRGLGPYDIGRVDGNGSAIVALDTKTGKTIYQLSDELASYASLTLAEIDGRPWCFAFLRGGLLGFDPRDGKIDFHYPWRAKKLESVNASVPVVVGDEVFISECYAVGSTLLKVKPGGYEVVWKDEERSRNHAMETHWNTAVYQDGYLYASSGRHSHQAELRCIDWKTGKVMWAEEGLSRSSLLLADGHLICLSEDGVLRLLKVNPEKYELISQSYLRSANGRPLLRAPAWAAPILSDGRLFVRGEDRLVCLEAMAK, from the coding sequence ATGTTTCTTGGGCCGCGTCATAACAGCACATCGCTGGAAAAAGGCTTGCTCACACCATGGCCGGAAAGTGGCCCGAAAGTTCTGTGGGAACGCGAGATCGGTACTGGCTATGGTATCGGCAGCATCAGCCAAGGAAAGTTCTTTCAATTCGATCGCTACGGCAACGAAAACCGGCTCGACGTGCTGGATGTGAAGACTGGCGAGAAACTGTGGGACTATCAATATCCAACACAGTACGAAGACGCGCTCGGCTATAACAACGGTCCCCGCTGTAGCCCGGTGATCGATGGCGACCGGGTTTACATCTATGGTGCCGAAGGAGAACTGCACTGCTTGAGCATCGCTGAGAAGAAGCTGCTGTGGAAGCGGAACCTCTCGGAAGAGTTCATGGTGGTCCCAAATTTCTTTGGGGTCGGCAGCACTCCGGTAGTGTACGAAGACAAGTTGCTGGTGATGGTGGGTGGCAGTCCCGAGCAGTTTCGTGGACTGGGGCCTTACGACATTGGTCGCGTCGATGGCAACGGCAGCGCGATCGTGGCTCTCGATACCAAGACCGGCAAAACGATCTATCAACTCTCCGACGAGCTTGCCAGCTATGCCAGCCTGACGTTGGCTGAAATTGATGGCCGTCCGTGGTGCTTTGCTTTCCTGCGTGGTGGACTGTTGGGATTCGATCCGCGTGACGGCAAGATCGACTTCCACTATCCCTGGCGCGCCAAGAAGCTGGAAAGCGTCAACGCCAGCGTGCCGGTCGTGGTCGGCGACGAAGTCTTCATTTCAGAATGCTACGCCGTTGGCAGCACCCTCTTGAAGGTGAAGCCAGGCGGTTACGAAGTCGTTTGGAAGGATGAAGAACGAAGCCGCAATCACGCGATGGAAACGCACTGGAACACGGCCGTCTATCAGGATGGCTATCTGTATGCCAGCAGCGGTCGGCATTCGCACCAGGCCGAACTGCGGTGCATCGATTGGAAGACCGGCAAAGTGATGTGGGCGGAAGAAGGTCTTTCCCGAAGCTCGCTACTGCTGGCCGATGGACACCTGATCTGCTTGAGCGAAGATGGCGTGCTGCGACTGCTGAAAGTAAACCCGGAGAAATACGAACTGATCTCGCAGTCTTATCTGCGAAGTGCCAACGGTCGGCCACTGCTTCGCGCCCCAGCGTGGGCCGCACCGATCCTTTCCGATGGACGCTTGTTTGTCCGGGGTGAAGATCGGCTGGTCTGCCTGGAAGCGATGGCTAAGTAG
- the arfB gene encoding alternative ribosome rescue aminoacyl-tRNA hydrolase ArfB: MSTFVISPSIEIPWSELQFSYSRSSGPGGQHVNKTNTKATLKWDIYQTEALSPAIKIRFEKNWGARINKEGVLVITSEDSREQRSNMEACLAKLKQMITLSAKRPKVRVPTKPSRSSVLKNQEKKRQHSQRKNDRRQSKNISRRPD; encoded by the coding sequence ATGTCGACGTTTGTCATCAGTCCCTCGATCGAGATTCCGTGGAGCGAGCTGCAATTCTCGTATTCGCGTAGCAGCGGTCCCGGCGGACAGCACGTCAACAAGACGAACACGAAGGCGACCCTCAAGTGGGACATTTACCAGACCGAAGCCCTCTCGCCGGCGATTAAAATCCGCTTCGAGAAAAACTGGGGGGCGCGCATCAACAAAGAAGGTGTCCTGGTCATCACCAGCGAAGATAGTCGCGAGCAACGCAGCAACATGGAAGCCTGCCTGGCGAAGCTCAAGCAGATGATCACCCTTTCCGCCAAGCGGCCGAAGGTTCGCGTGCCGACGAAGCCATCACGAAGCTCTGTCCTGAAGAACCAGGAAAAGAAGCGGCAGCATAGCCAGCGAAAGAACGATCGCCGGCAATCGAAGAACATCTCTCGGCGTCCCGACTAG
- a CDS encoding aminotransferase class I/II-fold pyridoxal phosphate-dependent enzyme — protein sequence MDRLRHRAEHLGSQVAFTFLVDGEDEEVKLTYEQLDHRCQAIAAELQARGMEGERALLLFPPGLDFIAAFFGCLYAGVVAVPAYPPRRNRNMVRIQAIADDAQAKVALTISDVYDRMVPMFEETPGLKTIEWIRTDKVEDQQADAWNQPRITAETLAFLQYTSGSTGTPKGVMLSHGNMMHNSALISYAFEHTRSVRACFWLPMYHDMGLIGGVLQPMQIGQPNVLMSPMAFLQQPYRWLRAISKYQCNISGGPNFAYELCVQKVTPEQREKLDLSNWELAFNGAEPVRPETIDRFSKAFESCGFRREAFYPCYGMAEATLIISGGMKKSPPVIQAVDGYSLDHHQVVDADPDDDGARLIVGCGNTLPDQKILIVEPDTLVKRQPDEVGEVWVQGPSIAKGYWRNEESTETIFNAFTSDTKEGPFLRTGDLGFMKTNGELFITGRLKDMLIVRGVNRYPQDIEQTVTQCHDLMEGMTAAAVVAEVADKERLIVVAEAPRAKRKDLTDIIAAIRREVAIEHEVSVDGVALIRRGSIPKTSSGKIQRHACKEHFLTHTLPVLERWVAWDEVQVSEEIQRVKLRRAQLEAARADAEGLAVSDPMVRQRTVQMVIDKIREIAKDRGRTIEPETDILELDLDSLERMEIIASIEDQYGARFPDDILPSMRTVAQVADCIEIYLASEDMLPAAPSEIPQEMFGFSALPEYRQVRQMADQLAELGLPNPYFQILDGPTSATAVVEGKEVINFAGYNYLGMAEHDEVKQAAIKAIEELGVSTSGSRLISGERAIHRELESELARFVGVHSSMLMSGGHAANETTIGHLLRTGDLILHDSMAHSSIITGANLSGARRRPYPHNDWRELDEILHDIRKDYRRVLIVAEGVYGMEGDVCPLPQLIEIRNRHKTWLMINEAHSLGTLGKSGRGVREHFNIDASDVDIWIGTLSKALGSAGGYVAGSHDLIDYLKHTASGFVYSAGLSPPATAAALASLKLLEENPGWINKLQQNAELVRDLAKKAGLNIGASELSPIVPIIVGDSMMTMILAQKLLADGVNARPLTYPAVEESAARLRLFVNAHHTKDQIRQTINKLAALWSKLQRENHASTS from the coding sequence GTGGATCGCTTGCGCCATCGTGCCGAGCACCTGGGGTCGCAGGTTGCTTTCACCTTTCTGGTCGATGGGGAAGACGAAGAGGTCAAGCTGACTTACGAACAGCTCGACCATCGCTGCCAGGCGATCGCTGCGGAATTGCAAGCCCGAGGCATGGAAGGGGAGCGTGCGCTGCTGCTGTTTCCGCCGGGGCTCGATTTCATCGCCGCCTTCTTCGGTTGCCTTTACGCCGGTGTCGTTGCCGTGCCGGCCTATCCGCCGCGCCGCAATCGCAACATGGTCCGCATCCAGGCCATCGCCGACGACGCCCAGGCCAAGGTCGCCCTGACCATCTCGGACGTGTACGACCGCATGGTCCCGATGTTCGAGGAAACCCCAGGCCTGAAGACGATCGAATGGATCCGAACCGACAAGGTTGAAGACCAACAGGCCGATGCCTGGAACCAGCCGCGCATCACGGCCGAAACGCTCGCCTTCCTGCAGTACACCTCCGGCTCGACCGGAACGCCCAAGGGTGTGATGTTGTCGCATGGCAACATGATGCACAACTCGGCGTTGATCTCGTATGCCTTCGAACATACCCGTAGTGTCCGGGCCTGCTTCTGGCTGCCGATGTATCACGACATGGGTCTGATCGGCGGTGTGCTTCAGCCAATGCAGATCGGCCAGCCAAACGTGCTGATGTCGCCGATGGCCTTCCTGCAGCAGCCGTATCGCTGGCTTCGCGCGATCTCGAAGTATCAGTGCAACATCAGCGGCGGTCCGAACTTCGCCTACGAGCTGTGTGTACAGAAGGTCACCCCGGAACAACGTGAAAAGCTCGACCTGAGCAACTGGGAACTTGCCTTTAACGGTGCCGAACCAGTCCGACCAGAAACGATCGATCGCTTCTCGAAGGCGTTCGAATCGTGCGGTTTCCGCCGTGAAGCGTTCTATCCGTGCTATGGCATGGCAGAGGCTACGCTCATCATCTCCGGCGGTATGAAAAAGAGCCCGCCGGTAATTCAGGCCGTCGATGGCTACTCGCTCGATCATCATCAGGTGGTCGACGCCGATCCCGACGACGACGGTGCCCGTTTGATCGTCGGCTGTGGCAACACGCTTCCCGACCAGAAGATTCTGATTGTCGAGCCCGATACGCTCGTGAAACGCCAGCCCGATGAAGTCGGCGAAGTCTGGGTTCAAGGCCCGAGTATCGCCAAGGGCTACTGGCGAAACGAAGAATCGACCGAAACGATCTTCAACGCGTTCACTTCCGATACGAAGGAAGGTCCGTTCCTGCGAACCGGCGACCTTGGTTTCATGAAAACCAATGGCGAGCTGTTCATCACCGGTCGCTTGAAAGACATGCTGATCGTGCGTGGTGTGAACCGGTATCCGCAAGATATCGAGCAGACCGTCACGCAGTGTCACGACCTGATGGAAGGGATGACCGCCGCGGCCGTCGTCGCGGAAGTCGCCGACAAAGAACGCTTGATCGTCGTGGCCGAAGCGCCGCGTGCCAAGCGAAAAGACCTGACCGACATCATCGCCGCGATCCGCCGGGAAGTGGCGATCGAACATGAAGTCTCGGTCGATGGCGTCGCCCTGATTCGTCGCGGCTCGATCCCGAAGACTTCCAGCGGCAAGATCCAGCGACACGCGTGCAAGGAACACTTCCTGACGCATACGCTGCCTGTTTTGGAACGCTGGGTCGCTTGGGACGAAGTTCAGGTCTCCGAAGAGATTCAACGCGTCAAGCTTCGCCGTGCTCAATTGGAGGCGGCCCGAGCCGACGCCGAAGGTCTGGCGGTCTCCGATCCGATGGTCCGTCAACGAACCGTGCAGATGGTGATCGATAAGATCCGCGAGATCGCCAAAGATCGCGGCCGTACGATCGAACCAGAAACCGATATCCTGGAACTCGATCTCGACTCGCTCGAACGGATGGAAATCATCGCGTCGATCGAAGACCAGTATGGTGCCCGCTTCCCCGACGACATCTTGCCGTCGATGCGAACCGTGGCCCAGGTCGCCGATTGCATCGAGATCTATCTCGCGTCGGAAGATATGCTCCCAGCGGCACCGAGCGAGATCCCGCAAGAGATGTTCGGCTTCTCGGCACTGCCCGAGTATCGCCAGGTTCGCCAGATGGCGGATCAACTGGCCGAACTGGGACTGCCCAATCCCTACTTCCAGATCCTCGACGGCCCAACCTCGGCAACGGCCGTGGTGGAAGGCAAAGAAGTCATCAACTTCGCCGGCTACAACTATCTGGGCATGGCCGAGCATGACGAAGTCAAACAGGCCGCCATCAAGGCGATCGAAGAACTCGGCGTCTCGACCAGCGGCAGCCGCTTGATCTCTGGCGAACGAGCCATCCATCGCGAACTGGAAAGCGAATTGGCCCGGTTCGTGGGCGTTCACAGTTCGATGCTGATGTCTGGGGGCCATGCCGCCAACGAGACGACCATCGGGCATCTGCTGCGAACCGGCGACCTGATTCTGCACGATTCGATGGCGCATAGCAGCATCATCACCGGTGCTAACCTGTCAGGTGCTCGTCGACGACCTTACCCGCACAACGATTGGCGTGAACTGGACGAGATCCTGCACGACATTCGCAAAGACTACCGCCGCGTGTTGATCGTGGCGGAAGGGGTCTACGGCATGGAAGGGGACGTTTGTCCTTTGCCGCAACTGATCGAGATCCGCAATCGTCACAAGACCTGGCTGATGATCAACGAAGCCCACTCGCTGGGAACCCTCGGCAAATCAGGCCGCGGCGTTCGCGAGCACTTCAACATCGATGCCAGCGACGTCGATATCTGGATCGGAACGCTCAGCAAGGCGCTCGGCTCGGCTGGTGGTTATGTCGCCGGTAGCCACGACCTGATCGACTACCTGAAGCATACGGCCAGCGGCTTCGTCTACAGTGCCGGGCTTTCGCCACCGGCAACCGCTGCTGCACTGGCCAGCTTGAAGCTGCTGGAAGAAAACCCTGGTTGGATCAACAAGCTGCAGCAAAACGCCGAGCTGGTTCGCGACCTGGCGAAGAAGGCCGGCCTGAACATCGGTGCCAGCGAGCTGTCTCCGATTGTTCCGATCATCGTCGGCGATTCGATGATGACCATGATCCTGGCTCAAAAGCTGCTGGCAGACGGCGTCAACGCTCGTCCGTTGACTTATCCGGCGGTGGAAGAGTCGGCGGCACGGCTGCGACTATTCGTCAACGCCCACCACACGAAGGATCAGATCCGCCAGACGATCAACAAGCTGGCAGCGTTGTGGTCGAAGCTGCAGCGAGAGAATCACGCCAGCACGTCGTAA